The genome window ACTGTAGAGTCTTTCCCAGACAACAAGGTGACGGTTGCAAACTCAACCGGCACGCCCGTTGCATCTTTCACGGTTCCGCCAACGTAAGGTGTCTGGGCGGAAAGCGACAGTGAAAAAAGGAATTTCAGCACTGCAACCAGTAGCCCTCTTGCTAAACTACGACTATTTGACAACATTCTTACAATTCATTATGCGGTAATTCAAACTTGTTTCTTTCCTTTACCCGCAGCGTGTCTTGAAATCATAACCTCTCTTAATTCCGCAGCGTAAAATCTTTTAAGAAATACAAGTGACTGAGAAACAAAGTTCTCAAAACACTTGGACATGTCAGATGTTTCACCTATCTTGGTGCTGCAAACATAAAAAGCAAACAAAATATCCGACATGACAAAGATAGCAATTAAAAACGAGAATATCACTTCTTTCGGAGGAATTTATCACATCATGGACGTTTTTTCAAAGTTGGGCTTTGAAAAAATTACCGAATCCGTGTTGGGCAGACGCGGATGCAGCGGCAAGGCATTCAGCCATGGAAGTATCCTGGGCTCTCTCTTCTTCAACTACCTTTGTGGTGGGGATTGCCTTGAGGACATCAATGCGCTTACAGGGCAGTTCAGGCAGAGACCTGGTACGCTGTTACCCGGTACCGACACCGTGGGGCGCGGGCTGAAGGAGCTTGCCGAAGAGAATATTGTCTACAGGAGCGAAACCTCCGGCAAGTCGTACAGTTTCAACACTGCAGAGAAGCTGAACACCTTACTTTTACGTATGATACGTAGAATGGGGCTTATAAAGGCGGGCAGCCATGTTGACCTGGACTTTGACCACCAGTTTGTTCCAGCCCGCAAGTTCGATGCAAAGTATTCCTACAGGCAGGACCATGGTTATTTCCCGGGCTGGGCTTCCATCGGGGGCATCATGGTCGGAGGTGAGAACCGTGACGGAAACACCAATATGAGATTCCATCAGGAGGACACGCTCCGTCGCATTATGGACCGTGTGACCTCCGAGCTTGGTGTGGTGATAGAGCGTTTCCGTGCTGACTGCGGGTCGTTCTCGAAGGAAATCATCCGAACCGTAGAGCCGCGCTGCAACACGTTCTATATACGTGCTGCCAACTGCGGCAGCCGGTGCGAGGAGTTCCGCCAGCTGGAAGAATGGAAGGGCGTTGAGGTTGGTTATGAGAGGTGCGATGTCACCTCCGTCAGCATGGACGACCTCATCGAAGGAAAGTCATACAGGCTTGTCGTACAGCGTACTCCCTTGAAAGACAGGCACGGCAGGGAACAGACGGATATGTTCGGAGTGATATACACATACCGCTGTATCCTTACCAACAACCGGACATCCACAGAGAAGGACATCATTACATTCTACAATGAACGTGGAGCGAGCGAAAAGAACTTCGACATACAGAACAATGACTTCGGCTGGGCACATCTGCCCTTTTCCTTTATGGCTGAGAACATGGTTTTCATGATGGTTACCGCCATGCTGAAGAACTTCTATCTCTATCTCGTCCGTCATATCAGCGAAAAGGTCAAGCCGTTGAAAAAGACAAGCAGGCTGAAAGCCTTTATCCTGCATTTCGTCAGCGTGCCGGCAAAATGGGTGAGAACAGGAAGGCGGAACATTCTGAACCTGTATACAAACAAAGCATACTACTCTGAGGTCTTCCTTGAATAAACAGCATTTCTTTGTGGTTCTCATATTCCCCATTGGTTTGGGTGGGGGATTTCATGCATAGGCAAGCCCCAGGAAGTCACGAAAATCCTCATATCAACATATAGAGCCTCCAAAAAGACATCTCAACACATAAAATCGCCTCACAAGGAAAAACGCTGCGGAATTAAGGACGTAAATAAATATTTTTCTTCATGAAAATAATTCTTTTTTTTCATGAAAATAATTTGCAGAGAACGACTTTTTCGCTCGCTTTTTCCTGCTTGAATAGGCTTTTTCCGTGTGATTTGAAATAAAAAAGGGGCATATACGCCCCCAATATCTTATGTCGTCTGATACTTATTTCATAAGCAGCTGACGTGCAAATTCCCAAATAACAATACCTGTTGTTACACTTACATTCAGCGAGTGCTTGGTTCCGAACTGTGGAATCTCAAGACAGCCGTCGCTCATGTCCACAACACTCTGTTTCACACCTTTCACCTCGTTGCCCATGACGATGGCGTAGTGGGTGATGGGTGATGGGTGATGGGTGATGGGTGATGGGTGTTGGGTGTTGGGTGTTGATGATGTGTTGGGTGTTGGGTGATGGGTGATGGGTGTTGGGTGTTGATGATGTGTTGGGTGTTGGGTGATGGGTGTTGATGATGTGTTGTGGGGTGGGTGATGGGTGTTGAGGGAATGTTGGTTGTAATTTACATTCAATCCATCATGAACAGAGGTGTTTAGTTCCTGCAGTTTCGTTGAGCCTTCCACCTGTTCTACGCTATACACGAAAACACCCTGACGGTGGAGTTCTTCGATGGCATCCTCTGTACGTTCAAAGTAACGCCAGTCTACTGAGTCCTCACCGCCAAGTGCTGTCTTGTGAATCTCAGCATTCGGTGGTGTGGCAGTGATACCGCATAGATAGACAGCCTCCACACGGAAAGCATCAGCCGAACGGAATACACTTCCTACATTATATAGCGACCGCACATCGTCTAATACGACGATGAGTGGCAACTTGTCAGCCTCCTTGAACTCTTCAAGGGAAAGCCTGTTCATTTCGATGGTGCGTAGTTTTCTCATAAAAATGAAGCCCCACCCGACCTCCCCGAAAGGGGAGGAGTGTTAGCTTGCATGTGGGGGTATACTTGTAGAATATTATTATAGAATAGGGGAAATATGCAAAATATTATATAGAAGCCTCAACAGTGTGAAACTATTTTATTCCCCTTGTTATCTGCACTCCCCTCCCTTTGGAGGGGTTGGGGGAGGCTTCTGAGGGAGGCTTTTACTGCAAACTAAACCCTACTGCATACGCCTTAATCTTCGTCACCATAGAGAGCAGACCGTTGCTGCGTGTTGGTGAGAGATGCTGGCGAAGACCTATCTTGTCGATGAAATACAGGTCTGCATCAATAATCTCCTGTGGGGTATGGTTGTTCAGTACACGTATCAGAAGGGCGATGATACCCTTTGTGATGAGTGCATCTGAATCAGCAGTGAAGACGAGTTTACCATCTACATTGTCACACTGCAGCCACACACGGCTCTGACAACCATCAATGAGGTTCT of Prevotella fusca JCM 17724 contains these proteins:
- a CDS encoding IS1380 family transposase, with protein sequence MTKIAIKNENITSFGGIYHIMDVFSKLGFEKITESVLGRRGCSGKAFSHGSILGSLFFNYLCGGDCLEDINALTGQFRQRPGTLLPGTDTVGRGLKELAEENIVYRSETSGKSYSFNTAEKLNTLLLRMIRRMGLIKAGSHVDLDFDHQFVPARKFDAKYSYRQDHGYFPGWASIGGIMVGGENRDGNTNMRFHQEDTLRRIMDRVTSELGVVIERFRADCGSFSKEIIRTVEPRCNTFYIRAANCGSRCEEFRQLEEWKGVEVGYERCDVTSVSMDDLIEGKSYRLVVQRTPLKDRHGREQTDMFGVIYTYRCILTNNRTSTEKDIITFYNERGASEKNFDIQNNDFGWAHLPFSFMAENMVFMMVTAMLKNFYLYLVRHISEKVKPLKKTSRLKAFILHFVSVPAKWVRTGRRNILNLYTNKAYYSEVFLE
- a CDS encoding TrmH family RNA methyltransferase → MRKLRTIEMNRLSLEEFKEADKLPLIVVLDDVRSLYNVGSVFRSADAFRVEAVYLCGITATPPNAEIHKTALGGEDSVDWRYFERTEDAIEELHRQGVFVYSVEQVEGSTKLQELNTSVHDGLNVNYNQHSLNTHHPPHNTSSTPITQHPTHHQHPTPITHHPTPNTSSTPNTQHPSPITHHPSPITHYAIVMGNEVKGVKQSVVDMSDGCLEIPQFGTKHSLNVSVTTGIVIWEFARQLLMK
- a CDS encoding SufE family protein — protein: MTINEAQDAVIGEFEDFTDWMDKYQMLIDLGNELEPLDEQYKNEQNLIDGCQSRVWLQCDNVDGKLVFTADSDALITKGIIALLIRVLNNHTPQEIIDADLYFIDKIGLRQHLSPTRSNGLLSMVTKIKAYAVGFSLQ